Proteins from a single region of Numenius arquata chromosome Z, bNumArq3.hap1.1, whole genome shotgun sequence:
- the CEP78 gene encoding centrosomal protein of 78 kDa has product MIESVKIRRQCLLDFYSHYEHLCALQGSVPLKAVKANLAQSALDLIVDRIKAADLAPLLNAIRHNKTLTSIGIRSFHQQGLGESGVERYKTYFRRRIPAIRSKDLTGQLCKAVKGCLSISDVLKNLELQGLLLRERDLILLTKGLATAASLESVSLAHCPIGDGGLETICQSVKNSATIRCVNFTGCSLTWRGAEHVANVLKHQAMKRHGEAWAESLRYRRPDLDYMTGLRRITFNCNMLVGDRGASAFADCLAEDLWLKALDLQQCGISSEGARSLLDALQTNTTLVVLDIRKNPLIDHVMMKNIIERVVMNGNSANSEYKWLTSPSSKDALKTRPRKRTIVLGSGRKGKATIRIGLLSKKSVSPGKKNMSVKDSYAPKPLPPGTKGFLPWRTAERAKRCRGGPVDSTEELPVKIQTGMPVKVTVESASTSETEDTEDLGDVIHHPDLAKSLDKINVTKYQQLQLELEECMEKLKEEQRARIKAEERIMELEIENARLRNLNTSLSDVLHAQSVTNMILEDEGVLGSIENSFQKFHAFLDLLKDAGLGQLAVLAGIDQSDFGLLGRPQMNSTVSKPGNMLKEKSFEEERQEHIQNSKNRAGDIQVSLPGTFQSQMVVNNTFSALREIQELQTAGQQYHPGSWREDEAQAINQNKEDKPRNSTPTFSEMRVKQNEQAKGHHSARHFITSLHSFSDSSVHIKSNGSRISSDASGEKSKNSSSKKYIPRANETAIPNDGARGDQSRLQSVNRPGTDTVGSGSEIQESIQSVSSI; this is encoded by the exons ATGATTGAGTCAGTCAAAATAAGAAGACAGTGCTTGCTGGATTTCTACTCACATTATGAACATCTATGTGCTCTTCAAGGCTCTGTCCCACTGAAAGCTGTGAAGGCTAACCTGGCTCAGAGTGCTCTTGATCTAATTGTAGATAGAATCAAAGCTGCTGATTTGGCACCGCTTCTGAATGCTATCAGGCATAATAAGACTCTGACTTCTATTGGAATAAGAAGTTTTCATCAACAGGGTCTTGGAGAATCAG GTGTTGAAAGATATAAAACTTACTTTAGAAGGAGAATTCCAGCAATTCGATCAAAAGACTTGACTGGCCAACTATGCAAAGCTGTCAAAGGCTGTCTCAGTATATCAGATGTACTAAAAAATTTAGAACTGCAGGGTTTGCTTCTGAGGGAGAGAGATCTAATACTTTTAACAAAG GGCTTGGCCACAGCTGCATCTCTGGAGAGTGTCTCTTTGGCCCACTGTCCAATTGGAGATGGAGGATTAGAAA caaTCTGTCAGAGTGTAAAGAATTCAGCTACTATCAGATGTGTAAACTTCACAGGATGTAGCCTCACATGGCGAGGGGCAGAACATGTAGCAAATGTATTAAAG CACCAGGCCATGAAAAGACATGGTGAAGCTTGGGCTGAAAGCCTACGTTACAGGAGACCTGACCTTGACTATATGACCGGCCTGAGGCGGATTACTTTCAACTGCAACATGCTTGTTGGAGATAGAGGAGCAAGTGCCTTTGCAGACTGCCTAGCAGAGGACCTTTGGCTAAAAG CACTTGATTTGCAGCAGTGTGGAATATCCAGTGAAGGAGCAAGGTCATTATTAGATGCTCTTCAAACTAATACAACGCTAGTAGTACTTGACATAAGAAAAAATCCATTGATTG ATCACGTTATGATGAAAAACATTATTGAAAGAGTTGTTATGAATGGAAATAGTGCCAATTCGGAG tATAAGTGGCTGACATCTCCATCTTCCAAGGATGCTTTGAAAACTAGACCAAGGAAAAGAACTATTGTCCTAGGAAGTGGTCGAAAAGGAAAAGCTACTATTCGTATTG GATTACTGTCTAAAAAGTCTGTaagtcctgggaaaaaaaatatgtctgtgAAAGACAGTTACGCACCAAAGCCACTACCACCCGGCACAAAAGGCTTCCTTCCTTGGCGGACTGCAGAACGTGCAAAGAGATGCAG AGGGGGGCCAGTGGATAGTACTGAAGAATTACCAGTGAAGATTCAG ACAGGTATGCCTGTGAAAGTGACAGTAGAAAGCGCTTCTACATCTGAAACTGAAGACACAGAAGATTTAGGTGATGTTATCCATCACCCTGATTTGGCAAAATCGCTAGATAAGATTAATGTAACAAAGTATCAACAATTACAG TTGGAGCTGGAAGAATGCATggaaaaattaaaggaagaacaAAGAGCCAGAATAAAGGCTGAGGAGCGGATAATGGAG ctGGAAATTGAAAATGCAAGATTAAGGAATCTAAATACCTCCCTCTCTGATGTTCTTCATGCACAGTCAGTAACCAACATGATTTTGGAAGATGAAGGTGTTCTAGGCAGCATTGAGAACTCTTTCCAAAAGTTTCATGCTTTTTTAGATCTCCTTAAAGATGCTGG ACTTGGACAACTTGCTGTATTAGCTGGGATAGACCAGTCAGATTTTGGTCTTTTGGGGCGTCCACAAATGAATTCTACTGTCAGTAAGCCTGGTAACATGCTAAAGGAGAAGTCTTTTGAAGAAGAAAGACAAGAACATATCCAGAATAGCAAA AACAGAGCTGGGGACATCCAAGTTTCTCTTCCTGGCACATTTCAGTCCCAGATGGTTGTGAATAATACCTTCTCTGCTCTTAGAGAAATACAAGAACTCCAGACTGCTGGGCAACAGTACCATCCAGGCTCATGGAGGGAAGATGAAGCTCAAGCAATTAACCAAAATAAAGAGGATAAGCCTCGAAATAGTACTCCAACATTCTCTGAGATGAGAGTCAAACAAAATGAACAGGCAAAAGGACATCACTCAGCAAGGCATTTCATTACCagtcttcattctttttctgattCCAGTGTACATATTAAAAGTAATGGTAGCAGAATATCCAGTGATGCTTCTggtgaaaaaagcaaaaatagttcCTCAAAGAAATACATCCCTAGAGCAAATGAAACAGCAATTCCGAATGATGGAGCAAGAGGAGACCAAAGTAGACTGCAGTCAGTAAACCGCCCTGGAACTGATACTGTAGGATCTGGCTCTGAAATACAAGAAAGTATCCAAAGCGTTAGCAGCATTTGA